From the genome of Leptotrichia sp. HSP-342:
TATCATAGATTGTATAATAATATTGCAACAAACTAAAAAAATATAGAAACTCATGATAATTTCGCGTTAAAATATTAGTAACTACAAAAACATTGACAAAAGGAAATATATCATGAGCCATAAATATTTTACCATAAACGAAAGAAATAAACTAGAGGTTCTGTTAAAAGAATATTACAGGATTTCTAAAATTACTCAAATTCTTAATAGGAACGGAGCTACCATTTATCATGAGATTAAAAAAAATCTAAAAATTACTCCTGAATTGAAATTCCTAATAGA
Proteins encoded in this window:
- a CDS encoding helix-turn-helix domain-containing protein; amino-acid sequence: MSHKYFTINERNKLEVLLKEYYRISKITQILNRNGATIYHEIKKNLKITPELKFLIEDKFCKT